Proteins from a single region of Cydia strobilella chromosome 2, ilCydStro3.1, whole genome shotgun sequence:
- the LOC134755379 gene encoding calexcitin-1-like produces the protein MSISEFRRKKLLYVFNVFFDVNQSGTIERKDFELAIEKICSLRGWKPGDPKHTETHETMINIWDGLRKRADSNRDGQVSVEEWVSMWNDYAQNPASALKWQQLYSQFMFQLEDASADGSIDCDEFTTVCSSYGIDPQECKVAFNKMAKGKPNVFWEEFEELWKEYFSTEDPTAAGNFIFGRTSF, from the exons ATGTCCATCTCCGAATTCAGGCGGAAGAAACTTCTCTACGTTTTTAATGTCTTCTTTG atGTCAATCAAAGTGGCACGATAGAAAGGAAAGACTTTGAGTTGGCTATAGAG AAAATCTGCAGCCTCCGAGGATGGAAGCCCGGAGATCCAAAGCACACTGAGACGCACGAAACCATGATCAATATCTGGGACGGGCTCAGGAAGAGGGCTGATTCTAACAGGGATGGACAG GTCTCCGTTGAAGAGTGGGTATCCATGTGGAACGACTACGCCCAGAATCCGGCCTCGGCCCTAAAATGGCAGCAACTGTACAGTCAGTTTATGTTCCAACTGGAGGACGCCAGTGCAGATGGCTCCATAGACTGTGACGAGTTCACTACGGTCTGCTCGTCCTACGGCATTGATCCTCAGGAGTGCAAGGTGGCGTTCAATAAGATGGCGAAG GGCAAGCCCAACGTATTCTGGGAGGAGTTCGAGGAGCTGTGGAAAGAGTACTTCTCCACCGAGGACCCAACCGCCGCTGGCAACTTCATATTTGGCAGGACCAGCTTCTAA